The following proteins come from a genomic window of Kitasatospora sp. NBC_01246:
- a CDS encoding metallopeptidase family protein — protein MTREDFETLVSDALDRIPPKLAAMMDNVAVFVEEEPDPADPELLGLYEGTPLTERGEWYAGVLPDRIIIYRGPTLRHCETHEQAVEEVRTTVIHEVAHHFGFDDHELDELGWS, from the coding sequence ATGACCCGGGAAGACTTCGAGACGCTCGTCAGCGACGCCCTCGACCGGATCCCCCCGAAACTCGCGGCCATGATGGACAACGTCGCGGTGTTCGTCGAGGAGGAGCCCGACCCCGCCGACCCGGAGCTCCTCGGCCTCTACGAGGGCACCCCGCTCACCGAGCGCGGCGAGTGGTACGCCGGTGTGCTCCCCGACCGGATCATCATCTACCGGGGCCCGACCCTGCGGCACTGCGAGACCCACGAGCAGGCGGTCGAGGAGGTCCGCACCACGGTCATCCACGAGGTCGCCCACCACTTCGGCTTCGACGACCACGAGCTCGACGAGCTCGGCTGGTCCTGA
- a CDS encoding fluoride efflux transporter FluC, which translates to MTTSEGGAGAAADAVPPRREPVLRGQGPAVAAVALGGAIGASARYGAGLLWPTGPTGFPWTTLVVNGTGCAVIGVFLVVVTEGRPAHPLLRPFFGTGVLGGFTTFSTYALDIRQLLAHGRPGAGAAYLGLTLLVALAAVRGAAGMTRRLLPGAVRRPG; encoded by the coding sequence ATGACGACATCGGAGGGCGGGGCGGGCGCGGCGGCCGACGCGGTGCCCCCGCGCCGGGAGCCGGTGCTGCGCGGGCAGGGGCCCGCGGTGGCGGCGGTCGCGCTGGGCGGCGCGATCGGGGCGTCGGCGCGGTACGGGGCCGGCCTGCTCTGGCCGACCGGGCCGACCGGCTTCCCGTGGACCACGCTGGTCGTGAACGGGACCGGCTGCGCGGTGATCGGGGTCTTCCTGGTGGTGGTCACCGAGGGGCGGCCCGCGCACCCGTTGCTCCGGCCGTTCTTCGGCACGGGGGTGCTGGGCGGGTTCACCACCTTCTCCACGTACGCGCTGGACATCCGGCAGCTGCTGGCGCACGGGCGGCCCGGGGCCGGGGCGGCCTACCTGGGGCTGACGCTGCTGGTGGCGCTGGCCGCGGTCCGGGGGGCGGCGGGGATGACGCGCCGTCTGCTCCCGGGCGCGGTCCGGAGGCCGGGGTGA
- the crcB gene encoding fluoride efflux transporter CrcB: MNWLLVVAGAVVGAPLRYLTDRAVRARHDSAFPWGTFTVNVAGCLVLGLVTGAVAAGAASSHVQLLLGTGFCGALTTYSTFSWETLRLAEGGAGRYALANVAGSVAAGLAAVYAGAEAASALWG, encoded by the coding sequence GTGAACTGGTTGCTGGTGGTGGCCGGGGCGGTGGTCGGCGCGCCGCTGCGGTACCTGACCGACCGGGCGGTGCGGGCCCGGCACGACTCGGCGTTCCCGTGGGGCACCTTCACCGTGAACGTGGCCGGCTGCCTGGTGCTCGGGCTGGTGACCGGGGCGGTGGCGGCCGGCGCGGCCTCCTCGCACGTCCAACTCCTGCTCGGGACGGGCTTCTGCGGGGCGCTGACGACCTATTCGACCTTCTCCTGGGAGACCCTGCGGCTGGCCGAGGGCGGGGCCGGACGGTACGCGCTGGCCAACGTGGCGGGCAGCGTGGCGGCGGGGCTCGCCGCGGTGTACGCGGGGGCGGAGGCGGCCTCGGCGCTCTGGGGCTGA